The following are encoded in a window of Arthrobacter sp. OAP107 genomic DNA:
- a CDS encoding NAD(P)-dependent alcohol dehydrogenase, producing MTTPTAQSRTLTDTEPPTSMRASILKRQGDMALETLPIPGLEPDQVLVQVAAVGVCGSDVHYYEHGRIGDYVVDHPLILGHELSGRIAAVGTAVDPGRIGKRVAVEPQRPCRTCKQCKAGRYNLCPDIEFYATPPIDGAFAEYVTIQGDFAYDIPDSVSDEAGALIEPLSVGLWACERAEIRPGSRVLIAGAGPIGIIAAQAARAFGATEIYISDIAEDRLAFALEHGATHALNAKTDTVEGLDVDAFIDASGAPQAVRSGIKAVGPAGRVILVGLGADDVELPVSYIQNREIWLSGVFRYTNTWPLAIQLITDGKVDLDVLVTGKFSLAESQEALKAGKQPGQLKAVVYPGR from the coding sequence ATGACAACACCCACCGCACAGTCCCGCACTCTCACGGACACAGAACCGCCAACCTCCATGCGCGCCTCCATCCTGAAGCGCCAGGGGGACATGGCCCTGGAGACCCTGCCCATCCCCGGCCTTGAGCCCGACCAGGTCCTGGTGCAGGTCGCCGCCGTCGGCGTCTGCGGCAGCGACGTCCACTACTACGAACACGGGCGGATTGGGGACTACGTGGTGGACCACCCGCTCATCCTTGGCCACGAACTCTCCGGCCGGATCGCCGCCGTCGGAACCGCCGTCGACCCTGGCCGCATCGGCAAGCGCGTCGCCGTCGAACCCCAGCGCCCGTGCCGCACGTGCAAGCAGTGCAAAGCCGGACGGTACAACCTGTGCCCGGACATCGAGTTCTACGCCACCCCGCCAATCGACGGCGCCTTTGCGGAATACGTCACCATCCAGGGCGACTTCGCCTACGACATCCCGGACAGTGTGAGCGACGAGGCAGGCGCGCTCATCGAACCGCTCTCGGTGGGGCTCTGGGCCTGCGAACGTGCCGAAATCCGCCCCGGTAGCCGCGTCCTCATCGCGGGAGCCGGCCCCATCGGCATCATCGCCGCCCAGGCCGCCCGCGCCTTCGGCGCCACCGAAATCTACATCAGCGACATCGCCGAGGACCGCCTGGCCTTCGCCCTGGAACACGGCGCCACCCACGCGCTGAACGCGAAGACAGACACTGTGGAAGGGCTCGACGTCGATGCCTTCATTGACGCTTCCGGCGCACCCCAGGCGGTCCGCTCCGGCATCAAAGCCGTGGGACCGGCCGGGAGGGTGATCCTGGTCGGGCTCGGGGCGGACGACGTCGAACTCCCCGTCTCGTACATCCAGAACCGTGAGATCTGGCTCTCCGGCGTCTTCCGCTACACCAATACCTGGCCCCTCGCCATCCAGCTGATCACGGACGGAAAAGTGGACCTGGACGTCCTGGTCACCGGTAAGTTCTCCCTCGCCGAGTCCCAGGAAGCACTCAAGGCCGGCAAACAGCCGGGTCAGCTCAAGGCCGTCGTCTACCCGGGCCGCTGA